A region of the Chelatococcus sp. YT9 genome:
AGGTCGGATCGAAGTTCAGGTTCTTGGAGAACGCAAAGTTGTTCGTAATCGTGACCAGCGGCAGCCAGTAAGCATTCTCCAGAATTATATCTTGAGCCCTTGTGTAGAGTGCCTTTCGCTCCGCCATATCATAGGTAAGGTTGGCCTTGTTGATCGCGTCGGTCACCTCGGGGTTCCGGGAGAGATCCTGTGGCATGTCGGCAAAATAGGTGCCAAACGCGATCGACGCATCACCAATGCCCCAGAACCCTGTACTTGCATGGAACAGCGGCATCTCGCCCTTCACCCACCGATCGCGGAATGTCGCCCAGACAAGAAAATCAAGCTTCGTCCGTATGCCGACTGCTTGGAGATCGCCGATGACCGCCTCTGTAATATGGCGATCACTCGTTCCGGCAATGGGCGTCTCGAAGCCGTCCGGATAGCCTGCTTTTGCAAGCATTTCCCTCGCTTTTTTCGGATCGTAGTTATACATCGGCACGGTCGTGGGACAACCGTTCTGCATGGGGTAGCAGACGGTGTCCAGGCGAGTCGCGGCGCCGCGCACGAGGTTCTTGGCGATGGCGTCGCGGTTCACCGCATGGGCGATGGCCTGACGCACCTCCGGCTTCGAGAAGGGGCTGTCCTTGTCGAGCGTGTCGAAGACGAGGAAAGCGATGCGCATGGTCGGCGAGCGGACCACGCGCACATTCGGCATGCGCTCAAGCTGATCGCTCTGGTCCGCCGTCAGCCGCCACAGGAAATCGGACCGCTCTGTCATGAGCTCGCCGATCATGATATTGTTGTCCTTCTGCGTCCGAACGGCTACGCGTTTGATGGCGGCCTTCTGCTTGGGAACCCCACTCATGTAGTCGTCATAACGCTCGAGTGTATACTCCCGGCCCGGCGTGAAGGACACGACCTTGTAGGGACCAGTGCCGATGGGATGCTTGCCCATGCCGGCCGTGCCGACTTTTGCATAATACTCATTTGGATAGATCGGAACGCCTGTCGCCAAATACTCGAGCGCCGCAGAGAACGGCTTTTTCAACCTAACGCGGACCTTGTACTTATCGATCTTTTCGGCACTATCGAGCCAGGATACCATCTGTAGAAGCAGGACTTTGTTGTCTGGATTCGTCACGTAGTTGATGGTATAGACCACGTCGTCTGCATCGAACTCTTCACCGTTGTGGAATTTGACGCCCTCGCGCAATGACATCACCAAACTGGTCGGGCTTTCCCAGTCCCATGCGGTCGCGAGGAGCGGCAAGTACTGACCGGTGGCAGGATCACGATAGATCAGGCCATCCCACACATTATGCATGACGGTGAGACCGGAGTGGTCCGTGAAGTAATACACATCTAACGTCGTCTGCTCGCGGTCCCAGACAACGTTGAGCGTGTCATTGCTTTTTCCGGCATGTGCGGTTGTGGCAGCCGCTAGAAGCATCGCAGCTGCCGCCGAATATCGTCTGAGATTTCGCAGCACAGAAGTTCCCCTTCCAAACGTTTGTTATATTGGCAGTGTGTTTGAAGTGAGCGCGCGGCCGTGGCTATCCGAGTGTCCGCCGGATGGTGCCATAGAGTGCGTCAGCCGCGGCGCGCGCTTCGGCCGATGCCGGCACCGCACGAAGAGGGCTGCGCAGCAACTTGTCCGCGACCAGCAAAGTGGACAGGCAGCCCGCGTCGCGCAAACGTTCGTGGTAGATCATACCCTCGTCGAACAACGGATCGAGTTCTGCGATATGGATGATCGCCGGCGGATACCCGTTGTCGATGGCAGCTGGACATGGATTTTCCGACGGCCGACGATAATGCACGGCGAACACGTGCACACCAGCCGCCGCGGCAAGATTTGCGACCCCCGTATCGTGGCAGGAAGGACTTTCCGGCCGGTAGCCTCCACCGTTCATATACACGAGGGTTGACATGGGACTGTCACCATCCGGCGGGTAGACAGGGATTGGTGTTTCGCGTGCCTGCGCTGCGATGAAACTGTCGACATCCGCCAGTTGTGGCGGCCTCGCTTTCTTGAACACGTCCGCCATCGCCTTGCATTGACGGCGGCGTGTCTCCGGATGGCGCGATTTGCCCGCTGATCCGCCATCGGCGTCCCGGATCATCTCCTTGTAAATCTGCATGGCGTTGTCGAACATATCGCCTCTCGCAGCGCATCTGCCGGCACTTCTGAGAATGATAGCATCCACCGGCCAAATCGCAATACGATTTTAGAAATCATCTTATGCTTTCACCCGAAGCGGATTTTGGCATCTTTGCAACACGCATCCCGATCGGTTACATCGTAGGCAGGAGCAGGGACGACGGGAGCAGGGGAAGCTCGTGAGGAAGCGCGCAGTGCCGGTCAGCAGACCGGATCTTGGCAACGACAGTGGATCAGACGACGGTGACAACCGTGAGGACGGATTGTTTGTTGCGTCCCTGGCCAAGGGATTGAAGGTGCTCGAGTGCTTCGCCGACAGCCGCGACGGCTTGAATTTGACGGAAATTGCCGCCTCGACCGATATAGGTAAGAGCGCTGTGCAGCGCGCGGTAGCGACGCTGCACAGCCTCGGCTATCTTCGCAAAGATGAACGCGGCAAGATCTATCGATTGTCACCGAAGATCCTCGGCCTGTCTCGCAATTACCTCGCCGGCTCTGACTTGGTCGAAGCGGCAATGCCGGTCCTGCGGCGCTGCAACAGTGAGACTGATGAAACGGTCAACCTGACCGAGCTCGATGGTCATGAGGTCGTTTGCGTTGCCCGCATTCCCGGTCGGCAGGTCGTCGCGATCAATATCAATGTGGGGTCGCGCTTACCCGTTTATGCTACCGCCCCAGGTCTCATGATCCTCGCTTCGAGCGATCCTCAGGAGGCGGCCCACGTCCTTGAAGCTTGTGACATCAGATCCTATACGAAGCAGACGGTGACGCATATCCCCGATTTGCAGCGGTGGCTGGTTGAAATACGTAAGGATGGCTATGTGATCGCCGATCAGCTGATGTTCGAGGGCGAGTATTCTGTCGCCGCCCCGATCTTTGGCCCACGAAAGCGCGTCGTGGCAGCCATCAACATTTCCGCGCCGACGAGTCGCTGGTCATTTCATGACCTGCGTTCGAAAATTGTGCCGATCGTGACCGAGGCAGCGCGACAGATCACAACTGCCATAGCGGGCTGATGCCATGGAAATCGTATGTCGATAATTGAAAGCGACATGCGCTTGAAGTGGATCGCTTCCTATGCTCTATAAGTGGAAGAGGCGCGACCTTCGCGCGCGCTCGCCGCGGGCACTATGGAGCCACCTTATGGACATCGAACGTATCGATAGCACCGGCCGGCTGAGTAAAGCCGTCAAGGCGAACGGCTTTGTTTTCCTGTCCGGCTTGACAGCAAGCGACAAGTCGGGAGGCGTGACTGAGCAGACCCTTGATATTCTTGCTCAGATCGACGGCTACCTAGCGAAAGCTGGCAGCAGCAAGTCGAAGCTGGTTAAAGTGAACATCTGGCTCGCTGATATCAAGGATTTTGACGCCATGAACAAAGCTTGGGAAAGCTGGGCGGATCGCGATCATCTCCCCGCTAGGGCGACGGTCGAGTCCAAGCTTGCGGGGCAGGGGAGCTTGGTAGAGATGATGGCAGAAGGGTTGGCCTGAGCCAAGCCGCAGAAGGAAACGATCACGGCACTGGCAGGATGTGTCCGGGATCGCGCGTGAACGTGTGGATAGCGCGCCGGGAGGGGGAATGCCGCTAGCGGCTCCTAAGGACATTGCCGGCGCGCATAGCGGTATTCACTGATCCCTCTCGGCTTGACGTCGGCCAAGAAGGCGAGCGGCGCGGTGTCCCTCAGCAAAATACAAAGAAGTAGGGTTGCCGCGAGAGAAGCGGGATCCAGTAACAAGAACAAGCCTCACCACGCGCAACAACGCAACCTCGCGCCACCCGTCACTTCATTCTTGCATTTTCTCTACAACTATTCCAGATAGCAGCATGACGATCGACGACGCCACAACGGCAAGGATGCTCTTGACCGATGCGGCGTGCTGCTGAGCACGATATTTGCAGCGGCTCCAGCCGTGCTGGTAGCAGAGGGTTTAACTGTTCAGGCGCAAGACACTGGTCCGGCCTTTAACGCGTCGGACCGCTGACCTTGTCCACCTCCTCGGCGACAATCTCAAGATGACCAGCTGGGTTGTAACGGTGGCGGTATTCTTCGGGCGCGGACACACGGCGCATCGAGACCTTTGCCGCGGGAAGGCATCGAGCTTTCTGAATTTTGTCTCGAATCTCCACATGGCTCTGCTCTGTCAGGTAGCCTGAACCCGGCACACAGCGCATTTCGCCAATGAATTAGTCAGAGGTGGCCTGCCCGGTTCCAGCTTCCACGGCGAGGTTGCGGGTGAGTTGCACTATTCCCAAGAGCGCGCATATCGAGCCCCCTCCGAGGACGACGATCAACGAAAGCGTTCCGGTTATGCCAATTTGCTCCATCATGAGCGCGAAGACGAACGGCGCAGCGGATCCGGCAATCAGCCGCACGGACATGAGCTGCCCCTGACGGGTGCCGTAGCCCTCTGCCCCAAATAGCGCCAGCGGCAGCGTTCCGCCGACGATGCTATAGAGTCCATTGCCCATTCCGAACAGGACCGCGAACAGCATCGCGCCGGCGAAGGACGGTGCCGTCAGGAGTAGAAGAATGAGAGCGAGGGGCAAAAGTGCTGCCGAGATAACGGCCAGGTTGAGCTGAGATAAGCCTTTGCCGAACATCATATTAATGAAACGGCTTGCAACTTGAGACGGTCCGAACAGGGCGCCGACGGCAACGCCAGAGAGGCCGAGACCCAGCGCTCCCAGCATGGGTAGCATATGCACGAGGATTGCCGAACTGACGAAGCTCTGCAATGCAAAGCCAATCGCCATCAGTAAAAAGCCTTTGCCACGAGCCTTGGGGGTGAGACTACCATGAAACTGCGATTGCGCGCGTTTGGTTTCGGTGTGGCTTGCTTCAATGGGGGCGGACACCGGACGCGCCAGCGACAGGTGGATCGGCAGGCACAGAGCGAGGTGAAACACCGCGAAAGCAAGGTAAACCTGCTGCCATGTTAGGAAACTGTGCAGCCACGTCGTCAGGGGCCAAAATATAGTCGAAGCGAAGCCCGCGATCAGTGTCAAATATACGATACTGCGTTGGGCGCTTCCTCCATGGCGCTGGACCAGCAGGGCGAATGCCGCCCCGTATTGAACGAGCGTCGCGGCGATTTCGATGGCGAATAGGGCTGGTACGAACGCCTTTCCGGAAGGTGCCGCCGCGCAGGCGACAAGCGATAGAGCCGCAAACATTGACCCAATCGCCATGACGCGGCCTGCGCCGAAACGATCGATCCAGCGGCCCACTTTCGGCGCAACCAGGCCGCCCGTCAGCAGCGCGACGGAGAGCGCCCCGAAAATCCAATCATTCGGCCATCCGAAGTCGCGCGCCATGGCCGGCGAGAGAATGCTGAAACTGTAGTAGAGTGTTCCGTAGCCGATGATTTGCGTTATGCCAAGCGCAACAACGTCTATCCAACGTCCCATGTCAGATGATCTCGAGGCTGACCTGCGCTGCCCTATTCTTCGCCATCTCCCGGCGTTCGCTATAGCGGTCGGTGAGATAGCCAGAGACATCGCGCGTCAGCAGAGTGAACTTGATCAGTTCCTCCATCACGTCGACGACCCGATCATAATACGAGGAAGACTTCATGCGGCCGCCCTCGTCGAACTCCTGATAGGCCTTCGCGACGGACGATTGGTTCGGGATGGTCACCATCCTCATCCAGCGGCCAAGCACCCGCATTTGATTGACTGCATTAAAACTTTGGGAGCCACCCGAAACCTGCATGACCGCCAATGTTCGGCCCTGTGTGGGGCGAATAGCGCCGACCGAAAGGGGAATCCAATCGATCTGCGCCTTCATCACAGCGCTCATTGCGCCGTGGCGTTCCGGGCTCGTCCAGACCTGGCCCTCTGACCAGAGGGATAGGTCCCGCAACTCCCGAACCTTTGGATGATCAACCGCGGCATCATCCGGCAATGGGAGGCCACGCGGATCGAAGATGCGTACCTCGGCCCCAAAATGAGCCAGCAGACGTGAAGCCTCGAGCGTCAAAAATCGGCTATATGAACGCTCACGTAGCGAGCCGTAGAGCAACAAGATGCGAGGCGGATGGGCGGATGGCCTTGTGCTCAGTTGGTCAGCGCGGGGTATTTCGATGCAATTGGCATCGACATTCGGAAGGTCATGTAACATCAGCGGTTCGCCTCGACGACGGTCACCGGCTTGCGGCCGCGCTCGTACCAATTCTTTGATCGGTTCACAATCCACACCACCGAAAGCATGACAGGGACTTCAATTAGCACGCCGACAACCGTTGCAAGTGCCGCTCCGGACTGGAAACCGAACAGGCTTATTGCGGCTGCGACGGCAAGCTCAAAGAAATTGGATGCGCCGATGAGGGCCGATGGCCCAGCGACGCAGTGCTGCTCACCGCTGAGCCGGTTCAGCAGATAGGCAAGCCCCGCGTTGAAATACACCTGGATGAGGATTGGCACTGCAAGGAGTGCGATGACCAAGGGCTGCGCGATGATCTGCTCACCCTGAAAGCCGAAGAGCATCACAAGCGTCGCGAGGAGCGCAACCAGCGATGCCGGTCCAAGCTTCGAGAGCACCCTCTCAAGAGCGGCTTGCCCGCCTTTCGCCAGAAGGTACCGCCGCACGGCCTGTGCGAGGACGACCGGGATGATGATATAGAGGATGACCGACAGCACGAGCGTGCCCCACGGCACCATGATTGCGGAGAGCCCCAACAGCAAACCAACAAGCGGTGCGAAGGCGATCACCATAATGGCATCGTTGAGAGCGACTTGGCTTAGTGTGAAATGCGGCTCGCCCTTCGTCAGGTTTGACCATACGAAAACCATGGCCGTGCAAGGCGCGGCGGCGAGAATGATGAGCCCCGCAATATAACTTTCGATCTGGTCTGCCGGTAACAGCGGGCGGAACAGCCAGCCGATAAACAGCCATCCCAGCAGCGCCATTGAGAAGGGCTTCACAGCCCAATTGACGAAGACTGTCACGCCAATGCCGCGCCAGTGACGACCCACCTCGCCAAGCGCGGCAAAGTCGATCTTCAGAAGCATGGGGATGATCATCAACCAGATCAGGACAGCGACCGGCAGATTGACCTTGGCGATTTCAGCCGCGCCGATCGCGTGGAATAGGCCCGGCAGCACATGGCCAAGCGCAACACCGGCGACGATGCACAAAAACACCCATACGGTAAGGTGGCGTTCAAAGGTGGACATGGGCTCTTCTCACGCCGTCGCGACACGACGGCCGTGCTCGTCAACGACGCGCTCGCCATCTTCCTTGATGAACTCGCCCCGTTGCGGCGGCAGCAGATCAAGCACCTCTTCGGAAGGGCGGCACAGCCGCACGCCCTTTGGGCTGATAACGATCGGCCGGTTGATGAGGATCGGATGGGCGGCCATCGCGTCGATGAGCTGGCTTTCTGTGAGCGTTGAGTCACCAAGGCCCAGTTCAACGTAAGGAGTTCCCTTTTCACGCAGCAGCGCGCGGGCGGAGACGCCCATACGTTCGATGAGCTGCTTCAGCAACACCGGCGACGGCGGCGTCTTCAGGTACTCAATGACATGCGGCTCGACACCGGCATTGCGGATCATTGCCAAGGCGTTATGCGACGTACCGCAATCCGGGTTGTGATAGATGATGACTTCCATCGTGGTCCTCACACTACGCCCGTGCGCGGCCTCGCCGCGCCCGGCAACTGACTGATCACAGAGAGCGTCGAGCCGCGGGTCATGCGGTCAAGACTTACAATCGGCAGTGCCGATAACGTGGGAATCCTGATCTTGAGATAGCGGAAGGAAGCGACGAACGTCGCTTCCTTCTCGATGCCCATACCCTCATCCGACATTGGTGGCTTCCTCGGTCGGATCACAGCAAGAAGACAGGGCTGCGACGGCGGGTTTGCAGACCTCAGGATGGCCCTGGCAGCAGTCGCGCATGAGAAATTCGATAAGACCGGACAGGGCCGGGTAGGCTGCGGTGTAGATGATCGACCGTCCGGCACGCCTGGACTCGACAAGGCCAGCTTGTTCAAGATGGCTCAGATGGAAGGACATTCGCGAGGAGGACGCCCCATCCATCGCTTCGCCAATGGCACCCGCGGGCAATCCATCCGGCCCGGTCGTTACCAGCAGGCGCACGATTCTCAACCGTGTCTCCTGTGACAGGGCTGCAAAGGCGTCGATGGCTTGCTTCTCGTTCATATCAATATCTCAAGACCTATTGAGACATAAATACAGGTTGATGAGCGATCGCGCTAGCCCTTTGCTCGAGCCAAGCCCGTCCTCATTGAGAGCCGGCGTAATGTTTCGATGAACGAGCCCGCTTCCACACGTCTCAACACCCGAGAGGCATGTTTTGGTGTCCGTACGCACGCGTCCATAACTTGGCTGGGGCAATATCCGGCCCAAGTTCGAGACCGATAGGCGGTAGGCACAGAACCAGGCTTCTATCGCCGTAAAGATCGGAGAGGTGAGCCGAAAGAGCTGAATGGTCTGCGACGACACGTCCGGAGTGATGTGAATGCCCGGGGTTGATAATGTGTAAATCACCGGTGCCAAATCGCGGCTCGCTTCGAGAAGGAACGTGATGGGATCCGACCCGAAGGCCATTATCATTGCTTGGTATAGTCGAAAAGACTACCAGGACGTCCGTTCTATGGGGCAGAATGGTCGCGGTTTGCCGCCAACCTTTGACGAGTGGCATCGGAAAGCGATGGATGAGATGCGTGAGCTCGTCGGACGTGGGCTGTCGGTCGAGCGTGTGCCAGTTCTGTCATGGGAATTGGCTCGCTGGCTTCGCGCGACGGGTGCTGAGAACAGCAACCAAGCGATCGGCCGCTACGTCGCTGACATCGTAGCCGCCAAGAAAAGTGTGTAGCTCCAGTTAGCGGCCGAGGGGGCAACGCGACATGCCGATAAGCTTGGCCGGCCGGTGATGTTGTCGGTCTTGGCGCGAACGAGGACCTGCGGATAGGTGCCGTAACACCCGCAGATGCTCGTGAGATGCTTTTGCTCAAGGCGACCAATAACGCAGCGTTCTGACGTAAGTCATCCACCCTGCGCCGCTTAGGAGATGACAGGTCTTATCGCTCAAAGACGGCTCGTCGTTGGGTTGCCTCCTGCCGTAGCGCGTCCAGGAATGAAGAAGCGGTCCTCGAGAGTTCGATATGCCGGGGATGCACGATGCGCGGCACGATTGTGATGCTCGGCGCGAAAGGGCGCACCGCCGCATGCGGAAAAATTTCGGTCACACCCATTGGTTCAACGATCGCGACACCGCAGCCCTTCATCGCTAGCGCGCACGCGCTGAACGTGTAGTTGCTTCCGATCATCACCTTCTGGTCTATGTCCAAGGTGGCAAAAGCCTCGCCAAGCAGTTCGTGGATAGGCGCGCTTTGGATGTTGGCGATGATTGCCTCTCCGGCGAGGTCACCAGGTTGGATCTCAGAGCGCTGTGCTAATGGATGGTCCGGTGACATGACACAGACCAATGTCGTTTCGAACAGCGGTATCGTGTTTACGCCCGCGTGATCCCCCGGTGTGAAAATAACACCCAGGTCGATACGTCCGCTGGCCGCGAGTTCGAGAATCTCTTTTGTCTTGGTGACCTGGAGCCAGACCCGCACGCGCGACCGCTCACGTCGGAACCTTGCAATAGCGTCGGCGACGAAACTGCAGGACAGCGTTGGGGTGCACGCAAGCGTCAGCACACCTGCCTTCGACTCCTTGAGATCGCGGGCATATTTTTCAACGATCCCAACCGTATGAAACACCCTTTCGACCTCACGGAACAGGTTCAACGCCTCGGCGGTCGGCTGCACCCGGCCGCGTCCTCGCTGAAACAACGGAAAGCCCACGAGATCTTCCATGCGGCGCACCGCTTTGGAAACAGCAGGCTGTGACATCCCCAACTGCCGGCTCGCAGCGGTGAGGCTATCCGCCAACATGACGGCACGGAAAACTTCAAGCTGTCTGAGGTTAAACATAACCAACCATAACCCACGGTTATGACGAGCGCATCAAATAACGCTCGACGTCGCGGCCCGCGACACCGCACTCTAGCCGTAAGTTGACGCTTTGAGCGTTAAGACTCCGCAGGTCGCTTGCCGATTGGCGATCATGCGGGGCCTGAAGGTCGGAGGAACAGTATGGCGAGATTTCAGACCCGAGCGATAGAGTTTCACAGCGGATATGTCTGGAATTTCGACTGGATACGCCAGGGGATAGAGTTTGCGCGTCGGCACGAGATGACGTCGCTCGTCCTTCATCGCAATGATATCGTAGATATGGTGGTATACCCCGGAGCGTTGTTCGGCGCCTCCAATTCGGCACGAAGCATTTTTGAACGCTACCGCGATATTTATCCTAAGCTCTATAAATACACGCCTACGCGACGCAGCGGTCCTTACCAACGCCGTGACTATCTACGGCGCGTTATCGACCTGGCGGATCGAAATGGCATCGAAGTCTGGTTTCAGAACAAGGAGCTTTCCTTTCCGGACATTTTACTGGAGCTCAACCCACAGCTCGTGAAGGATGGCACCCTTTGTCCGAACGACTCCTTCTGGTGGGATTTCGTGGATCACAAATATTCCGAGCTGTTCCAGGATTTCCCTGAGATAGCGGGCATCATCACGGCGCCCGGCACAGGAGAGAGCAGGCTCGCTATTTCTTCCAACAGGTGTACTTGTGAGGCGTGCAAAGGAAGCACGCCGCAGGGCTGGTATCGCAAGCTCATTATGGCCATGCACAAGCCGATCCGCTCCGCCGGCCGCGAGCTGGTGATCCGCGACTTCGTCTTCGACAAGAAAGCGCAGACCGAACTCGCCGAGACCATCTCCGAGCTGCCCGAGGATGTGATCGTCAGCCTTAAGAATACGCCGCACGACTATTACCCCACTTTTCCAGATAACCCCCGTCTAGGGGATGTGGGAAAGCATCGGCAGTGGGTCGAATTCGATACGATGGGCCAGTATTTCGGGTGGGGTATCGGACCTGCGATTATTATCGACGACTATCGCAAGCGGATGACGACCGCGGTTCGGCACGGCGTCGAGGGCATGATTTTGCGAACGGACTGGGAGAGCCTTGATGGGCACTCGAGCTTTCACACTCCTAACCGGCTCAATCTTCACGCAGCCGCAGCCTTGGCGGTGAACGCTGACGCCTCCGACCGAGCGATCCATCGCTCGTGGCTGATAGAGACCGGCATGGTACGATCCGAATCGAGCGAGACCGATCTTGATGCAGCCGCGGATTGGAGCGCGAGGCTTTTTGCGCGGTCCTGGGAGATAGTCGCCAAAAGTCTTTTCGTTAATGACTGTGTCTTCTCAGATTCCAGCAACTATCCTGTGAGCCTAGACCACGCGTGGTGGCTGGCGGAAAAGAAGAACAGCCTCAAAGACTGGGATCCCGCGAAAGAGAACGCGCTACAGACGTCCGAAAGCAATGTTCGCAAAATCCTGGCAGACAAGGATGAGGCCTTGAAGCTGGTCGGGATGCAGGCAAAGCTGGTACAAGAGAGGCCTGCTGCATTGACAGAGGCTGCCCACACGGACCTCATCGGGCGTATGGAAACATTCAAGCTCTATGTTGCGGGATGGCGGGCAGTGGTTCACGCCTGCATCTTGACAAAATTTCTGTCGGACCACCCTGAAAGCACAAATGACTTTGCACAAGAGGTCCGGTCTCGCGTCGTGGCCGCGTTCGATCTGCTGCAGACGCTGGCCGACGAGATGAGGGCTTATGCCGCCGCCACCGATCAGCACTTCGCCACATATAACATGCTCGGCTGGGAGCGGTTACTGACCCTCCGGAGCGATCTTGCCGGGCGGTTGGCTGACGTGCCACCCGTTACCACCCAACGGGCACTAGCGAGGTGAGCCTGTGGATCAGATAGACCGCTCGATGTCGTCGACGCGCCGCGTGCAACTGTGTGTTGCGCTGGCTCTGCTCGCAGGCTGCTCCCTTTACCTCTACGCTGCGCTCGGGTTTTCCTTCGGAACCTGGCGCAGCCCGCGGGCCGGCTTTATGCCTACGATCGTAGGTTTCCTCGGCGTGGCTTTAGCAGTGGGCAACCTCATCCGCGTCTTGCGGAGTGTGACGCTTGACGGAGTTGATCTCGGCCTGGCCCCGGTAAGGGCATTAGCCTTCCTCGCAATCCTTGCCGCCTACGCGGCCATGCTGTCCAGACTAGGATTCCTTCCCTCGACCTTTGCTGCGACGCTCGCGCTGTTGCTCGTCGGCCAGACCCGTGCGGGCAGCAAATTAATGGCACTGGTTATAGCAAGCGCCTTTTCCATCGGAGCCTGGCTTCTGTTTGGACGCATTCTGAATCTTCCCCTGCCATGACCTCACTAGACGCACTGACCCAAGGCTTTTATCTCGCCGCAACACCCACTAACCTTTTTGCGGCCGGCGTCGGGGTTCTTCTCGGCACTTTCGCCGGCATGCTGCCGGGCCTCGGGATATCGGGAACGATCGCCCTGTTGATTCCGATCAGCTTCGGACTTGATCCTTTGACAGCGCTCGTCATTTTCGGCGGCATCTATTACGGCGCATCCTTCGGTGGCTCGACCACTTCCATTCTCCTTAACGTGCCGGGCGAGGGCGCGTCAGTCGTCACCTGCGTCGAGGGCTATGCCATGGCAAAGCGTGGCCGGGCGGGGGCTGCGCTGTCGGTGGCTGCCATCGGTTCGTTCTTTGCGGGCATGATGGGTCTCGCAGGGCTGGTGATGTTCGCCCCGACCGTCGCAGGCTGGGCTCTTGCCTTTGGTCCGCAGGAATATTTCTGTATTGCTGTTTTGGCGCTGGTAGTGCTTTCGGGGATCAGTGGACAATCAATCGTGCAGTCGGGCCTGATGACCCTTATCGGCGTCATGCTTGGCTCCATCGGCATTGACCCCATGACGGGCGTCGAACGCTTCACGATGTCGAGCGACATGCTGATGGATGGTATCTCGTTCATCATCGTGGTGATGGGCGTTTATGGGTTGGCGGAGGTACTTCAGACCGCTGCAGATGGGGACGCCGCTGTATCACCGCCACGGATCGCCGTTCGCGACCTTTACCCCACGCGCGAGGAACTCGGCCGTTCGATACCGGCCATCGGCCGCGGCAGCATCATTGGTTTTCTCATCGGGTTGGTTCCGGGGCCA
Encoded here:
- a CDS encoding ABC transporter substrate-binding protein; this translates as MLLAAATTAHAGKSNDTLNVVWDREQTTLDVYYFTDHSGLTVMHNVWDGLIYRDPATGQYLPLLATAWDWESPTSLVMSLREGVKFHNGEEFDADDVVYTINYVTNPDNKVLLLQMVSWLDSAEKIDKYKVRVRLKKPFSAALEYLATGVPIYPNEYYAKVGTAGMGKHPIGTGPYKVVSFTPGREYTLERYDDYMSGVPKQKAAIKRVAVRTQKDNNIMIGELMTERSDFLWRLTADQSDQLERMPNVRVVRSPTMRIAFLVFDTLDKDSPFSKPEVRQAIAHAVNRDAIAKNLVRGAATRLDTVCYPMQNGCPTTVPMYNYDPKKAREMLAKAGYPDGFETPIAGTSDRHITEAVIGDLQAVGIRTKLDFLVWATFRDRWVKGEMPLFHASTGFWGIGDASIAFGTYFADMPQDLSRNPEVTDAINKANLTYDMAERKALYTRAQDIILENAYWLPLVTITNNFAFSKNLNFDPTFDEINRFYTASWK
- a CDS encoding alpha/beta hydrolase fold domain-containing protein: MFDNAMQIYKEMIRDADGGSAGKSRHPETRRRQCKAMADVFKKARPPQLADVDSFIAAQARETPIPVYPPDGDSPMSTLVYMNGGGYRPESPSCHDTGVANLAAAAGVHVFAVHYRRPSENPCPAAIDNGYPPAIIHIAELDPLFDEGMIYHERLRDAGCLSTLLVADKLLRSPLRAVPASAEARAAADALYGTIRRTLG
- a CDS encoding IclR family transcriptional regulator C-terminal domain-containing protein, with protein sequence MRKRAVPVSRPDLGNDSGSDDGDNREDGLFVASLAKGLKVLECFADSRDGLNLTEIAASTDIGKSAVQRAVATLHSLGYLRKDERGKIYRLSPKILGLSRNYLAGSDLVEAAMPVLRRCNSETDETVNLTELDGHEVVCVARIPGRQVVAININVGSRLPVYATAPGLMILASSDPQEAAHVLEACDIRSYTKQTVTHIPDLQRWLVEIRKDGYVIADQLMFEGEYSVAAPIFGPRKRVVAAINISAPTSRWSFHDLRSKIVPIVTEAARQITTAIAG
- a CDS encoding RidA family protein, which encodes MDIERIDSTGRLSKAVKANGFVFLSGLTASDKSGGVTEQTLDILAQIDGYLAKAGSSKSKLVKVNIWLADIKDFDAMNKAWESWADRDHLPARATVESKLAGQGSLVEMMAEGLA
- the arsK gene encoding arsenite efflux MFS transporter ArsK, which gives rise to MGRWIDVVALGITQIIGYGTLYYSFSILSPAMARDFGWPNDWIFGALSVALLTGGLVAPKVGRWIDRFGAGRVMAIGSMFAALSLVACAAAPSGKAFVPALFAIEIAATLVQYGAAFALLVQRHGGSAQRSIVYLTLIAGFASTIFWPLTTWLHSFLTWQQVYLAFAVFHLALCLPIHLSLARPVSAPIEASHTETKRAQSQFHGSLTPKARGKGFLLMAIGFALQSFVSSAILVHMLPMLGALGLGLSGVAVGALFGPSQVASRFINMMFGKGLSQLNLAVISAALLPLALILLLLTAPSFAGAMLFAVLFGMGNGLYSIVGGTLPLALFGAEGYGTRQGQLMSVRLIAGSAAPFVFALMMEQIGITGTLSLIVVLGGGSICALLGIVQLTRNLAVEAGTGQATSD
- the arsH gene encoding arsenical resistance protein ArsH, with product MLHDLPNVDANCIEIPRADQLSTRPSAHPPRILLLYGSLRERSYSRFLTLEASRLLAHFGAEVRIFDPRGLPLPDDAAVDHPKVRELRDLSLWSEGQVWTSPERHGAMSAVMKAQIDWIPLSVGAIRPTQGRTLAVMQVSGGSQSFNAVNQMRVLGRWMRMVTIPNQSSVAKAYQEFDEGGRMKSSSYYDRVVDVMEELIKFTLLTRDVSGYLTDRYSERREMAKNRAAQVSLEII
- the arsB gene encoding ACR3 family arsenite efflux transporter gives rise to the protein MSTFERHLTVWVFLCIVAGVALGHVLPGLFHAIGAAEIAKVNLPVAVLIWLMIIPMLLKIDFAALGEVGRHWRGIGVTVFVNWAVKPFSMALLGWLFIGWLFRPLLPADQIESYIAGLIILAAAPCTAMVFVWSNLTKGEPHFTLSQVALNDAIMVIAFAPLVGLLLGLSAIMVPWGTLVLSVILYIIIPVVLAQAVRRYLLAKGGQAALERVLSKLGPASLVALLATLVMLFGFQGEQIIAQPLVIALLAVPILIQVYFNAGLAYLLNRLSGEQHCVAGPSALIGASNFFELAVAAAISLFGFQSGAALATVVGVLIEVPVMLSVVWIVNRSKNWYERGRKPVTVVEANR